A genomic window from Indicator indicator isolate 239-I01 chromosome 10, UM_Iind_1.1, whole genome shotgun sequence includes:
- the CDC20 gene encoding cell division cycle protein 20 homolog, with the protein MAHFVFEADLYGLLKLDTPIPNASPARWQRKAKESGVPGPSPSTFLSPMKPANRSHSSSKTPCKTPGKSGSKIQGTPTKAGEDRYIPNRSTMKIEMANFLLTKENDPAEESPTKKEQQKAWAVNLNGFDIEEAKILRLSGKPKNAPEGYQNKLKVLYSQKTTPGSSRKRGRYISSMPDRILDAPDIRNDYYLNLTDWSSQDILAVALDNSVYLWNHASGEIIQLLQMEHPDDYISSLSWIKEGNYLAVGTSNAEVQVWDVQQQKRLRNMTSHSSRVGSLSWNSYILSSGARTGYIHHHDVRVAEHHVATLAGHTQEVCGLKWSLDGRYLASGGNDNLVNIWPYVQGDSRDFAPVQTFTQHQGAVKAVAWCPWQLNVLATGGGTSDRHIRIWNVCSGTCLSAVDAHSQVCSILWSTNYKEFISGHGFAQNQLVLWKYPTMAKVTELRGHTDRVLNLTMSPDGTTVASAAADETVRLWCCFEMDPIKKKEKEKAYSAKSSIIHQGIR; encoded by the exons ATGGCTCATTTCGTGTTCGAGGCGGACCTGTACGGGCTGCTGAAGCTGGACACGCCGATCCCGAACGCGTCCCCCGCACGGTGGCAGCGCAAGGCCAAGGAGAGCGGCGTCCCCGGGCCCAGCCCCTCTACCTTCTTGTCGCCCATGAAGCCGGCCAATCgctcccacagctccagcaagACGCCATGCAAGACCCCAG GTAAATCTGGATCGAAAATCCAGGGCACCCCAACAAAGGCTGGGGAAGATCGCTACATTCCCAACCGCAGCACTATGAAGATAGAGATGGCAAATTTCCTCCTAACCAAAGAGAATGACCCTGCTGAGGAATCACCCACCAAAAAG GAGCAACAGAAAGCCTGGGCAGTGAATCTGAATGGCTTTGATATCGAAGAGGCAAAGATCCTCCGGCTCAGTGGAAAGCCAAAAAATGCTCCAGAAG GCTATCAGAATAAACTGAAAGTGCTCTACAGTCAGAAAACAACACCTGGATCTAGCAGGAAGCGTGGCAGATACATTTCTTCAATGCCAGACCGGATTCTGGATGCACCAGATATCCGCAACGACTATT ATCTTAATCTCACTGACTGGAGCTCCCAGGACATCCTGGCAGTGGCTCTGGACAACTCTGTCTATCTGTGGAACCATGCTTCTGGGGAGATaatccagctgctgcagatggagcATCCAGATGATTATATTTCCTCTCTGTCATGGATTAAAGAAGGAAACTACCTTGCTGTTGGCACAAGTAATGCTGAGGTTCAG GTATGGGACGTACAGCAGCAGAAGCGCCTCAGAAATATGACCAGCCATTCTTCCCGTGTGGGGTCCCTCAGCTGGAACAGCTACATTCTTTCCAG TGGGGCACGGACTGGCTACATCCACCACCATGATGTCAGAGTGGCAGAACATCATGTGGCCACGCTTGCTGGCCACACACAGGAGGTGTGTGGACTCAAATGGTCTCTAGATGGCCGCTACCTGGCCAGTGGTGGCAATGACAACCTGGTGAACATCTGGCCGTACGTCCAGGGAGACAGTAGAGACTTTGCTCCTGTACAGACCTTCACTCAGCATCAGGGTGCTGTCAAG GCTGTGGCGTGGTGTCCCTGGCAATTGAATGTTCTAGCCACTGGAGGTGGGACTAGTGACAGACATATCCGCATCTGGAATGTGTGTTCTGGCACCTGTCTCAGTGCTGTTGATGCCCATTCCCAG GTCTGTTCTATCCTGTGGTCAACAAACTACAAGGAATTCATTTCAGGCCATGGCTTTGCACAGAATCAGCTGGTTTTATGGAAGTATCCCACAATGGCCAAGGTCACAGAGTTGCGAG GTCACACTGACAGAGTCTTGAACCTGACTATGAGCCCTGATGGTACAACAGtggcctcagcagctgctgatgaAACAGTGCGTCTCTGGTGCTGTTTTGAGATGGACCCCataaagaagaaggagaaagagaaggccTACAGTGCCAAGAGCAGCATCATTCACCAGGGCATCCGCTGA
- the ELOVL1 gene encoding elongation of very long chain fatty acids protein 1 isoform X2 translates to MEGFVTMYQDFMKKADPRIADYPLMQSPFLVLGILLAYVYFVLSLGPRIMANRKPLNLKKFMVLYNFFLVGLSLYIVYEFLMAGWLTGYTWRCDPVDFSQDPKALRMVSVAWLFVFSKFIELTDTIIFVLRKKNEQVTFLHLFHHSVLPWSWWWGAKFGPGGMGSFHAMINSMVHVVMYLYYGLSAAGPAFQKYLWWKKHITAIQLAQFVIVSVHISQYYFMPSCQYQFPIFIHLIWIYGTIFFILFSNFWYQSYTKGKRLPRVAQQAAQHNGSSIHITNGKVKAN, encoded by the exons ATGGAGGGGTTTGTGACCATGTATCAGGACTTCATGAAGAAAGCAG aCCCCCGCATCGCTGATTATCCACTGATGCAGTCCCCATTCCTTGTGCTGGGCATCTTACTGGCATATGTCTACTTTGTACTGTCCTTGGGTCCTCGGATAATGGCCAACAGGAAGCCTTTAAACCTGAAGAAGTTCATGGTGCTATACAACTTCTTTCTAGTGGGACTCTCACTTTACATAGTCTATGAG TTCCTGATGGCAGGGTGGCTTACTGGGTACACCTGGCGATGTGACCCTGTGGACTTCTCACAGGACCCCAAGGCCCTCAGG ATGGTCAGTGTTGCTTGGCTCTTTGTCTTCTCCAAGTTCATCGAACTGACAGATACG ATAATCTTTGTCCTGAGGAAGAAGAACGAACAGGTCACATTCCTTCACCTCTTCCACCACTCTGTTCTGCCTTGGAGCTGGTGGTGGGGAGCAAAGTTTGGTCCAG GAGGAATGGGCTCATTCCATGCCATGATCAATTCCATGGTGCATGTTGTCATGTACTTGTATTATGGGCTCTCGGCTGCCGGACCTGCCTTTCAGAAGTACCTGTGGTGGAAGAAACACATCACAGCAATCCAGCTG GCACAGTTTGTGATTGTCTCCGTCCACATCTCTCAGTATTACTTCATGCCCAGCTGCCAGTACCAGTTCCCCATCTTCATCCACCTCATCTGGATTTATGGGACCATCTTCTTCATCCTGTTCTCCAACTTTTGGTACCAGTCCTACACCAAGGGCAAACGGTTGCCTAGAGTGGctcagcaagcagcacagcacaatgGTAGCAGCATCCATATCACCAATGGCAAGGTCAAAGCCAACTAG
- the ELOVL1 gene encoding elongation of very long chain fatty acids protein 1 isoform X1 has product MEGFVTMYQDFMKKADPRIADYPLMQSPFLVLGILLAYVYFVLSLGPRIMANRKPLNLKKFMVLYNFFLVGLSLYIVYEMVSVAWLFVFSKFIELTDTIIFVLRKKNEQVTFLHLFHHSVLPWSWWWGAKFGPGGMGSFHAMINSMVHVVMYLYYGLSAAGPAFQKYLWWKKHITAIQLAQFVIVSVHISQYYFMPSCQYQFPIFIHLIWIYGTIFFILFSNFWYQSYTKGKRLPRVAQQAAQHNGSSIHITNGKVKAN; this is encoded by the exons ATGGAGGGGTTTGTGACCATGTATCAGGACTTCATGAAGAAAGCAG aCCCCCGCATCGCTGATTATCCACTGATGCAGTCCCCATTCCTTGTGCTGGGCATCTTACTGGCATATGTCTACTTTGTACTGTCCTTGGGTCCTCGGATAATGGCCAACAGGAAGCCTTTAAACCTGAAGAAGTTCATGGTGCTATACAACTTCTTTCTAGTGGGACTCTCACTTTACATAGTCTATGAG ATGGTCAGTGTTGCTTGGCTCTTTGTCTTCTCCAAGTTCATCGAACTGACAGATACG ATAATCTTTGTCCTGAGGAAGAAGAACGAACAGGTCACATTCCTTCACCTCTTCCACCACTCTGTTCTGCCTTGGAGCTGGTGGTGGGGAGCAAAGTTTGGTCCAG GAGGAATGGGCTCATTCCATGCCATGATCAATTCCATGGTGCATGTTGTCATGTACTTGTATTATGGGCTCTCGGCTGCCGGACCTGCCTTTCAGAAGTACCTGTGGTGGAAGAAACACATCACAGCAATCCAGCTG GCACAGTTTGTGATTGTCTCCGTCCACATCTCTCAGTATTACTTCATGCCCAGCTGCCAGTACCAGTTCCCCATCTTCATCCACCTCATCTGGATTTATGGGACCATCTTCTTCATCCTGTTCTCCAACTTTTGGTACCAGTCCTACACCAAGGGCAAACGGTTGCCTAGAGTGGctcagcaagcagcacagcacaatgGTAGCAGCATCCATATCACCAATGGCAAGGTCAAAGCCAACTAG